tttttcaaaaaacattCCCAAAAAAGACAAAAGGCAAATACAATTGCTAATGAAATATATACATGCCTCATAGAACTAAAAGATTTCGTTTgggatatttttataaaaacttGTGATGTGTATCCCTATTTCAGAGCTTTCACCTTTCTgctttttttgataatttgaacCTACAATCTTAAAATTGAAGATAAAGGATCCATCTGAAAAATTCATTTGGTTTAGTCGATTGGGAATTTAAGAGTAGCAAGGTTGGgggaaaacttttttgtaggTCTCCTTTGCCTTTCCTGAATAGGGGGTGTTTCATTAGAGAAATAATAATGGGAGTAAATCTTataagaaactttttaagtacGTTAATGAAAAGTTGTTTCTAGGATTAACAAAACAGCACCCTTTGAAAGTGATGATATAAACTGAATAAGTGTTgctaaatattttctatttgaaCTACACTAAAAGAGGGTAGTCTATGACAATAATTAACACAAATGTTGGCacgttaatatttttttgaagtaGAACAAGCTTTAAGGGGGTGTCTGAATGAGCTTTCTTTAAAGTGACTTATAAGTCAAAAGCTAAAAGTTACAAGTTAGGGACAttcaattttttacttttagctTATTTGATACTTTTTCAGCCTTAGAAAACACTTTTTGAGTTATCCAAACactttcaaaactagaaaatagtCTAAAAGTCAAAACcactaatttgaattatgaattattcttaccacagataaattacaaatcattccactagaaagtCATAATTGCATTCCTccatttatatttcaaaattctccataaacacttatgtaattctaCATATTAAGATTGCatatactaatcaataaatcaaaatactgacaaatttaattcaatgattaattttctttaaaacttaaaactctACTTATACCATGTCTTGGGTTCATGAAATTCatttgcaaggtttgacacaaTGAAAATTTATAAGCTTCTCGAAAAAGCATATCACCAATATTTATATCGAGACATGAATCCCATCaattaacttattatttcacaaatatatattaagatCATACAATCTACAAGACATATTCATCCGtctcaagatctcacattttaataaatcaaaacgataactAATATATACCTATCATGATAGTTATATGAGGATtgagaatataagtacatttaacagTTAAGAGAATATAGTTTTGTCAAACAAGTCTGGAACATTTTGTTGAAAATCTTACGAAAAATACTTCACCACGAACACAATCATATGTTTATTCCAGTTGAAAGCAACAACTAATTGTTCAAATGAGTAGAAGATGTTGAGATGGATCAATTGTATTAATAGGCAATCTCCAAGAGAGTGTCACAAAGTTGTTTGGGCATACATAGCATTGCCATATGATCAGCACCTTTAATCTCCTTTGCTTCCGTGACGGTTCCAATGTTATCAATTAGCCATTGCTGGAATTCTTTTGGTAAGACTTTATCCTCAGTGCAGATTATATAAACTTTCTTCACTGATCCATAACCTTCATCTGTGAAATACTTCGCCTTTGATAGATCTTCGATAAACAGAGAGCTTGGCCTTATCAATGACGATGCTAATGCAACATCCTACCAAATAATATTGCTTTAGTATATGTCATTCCATTCACCAAACAACATAAATACTTGTTTCTAAATAAAGCTTACCTCATGAGAGCATAACTGATAAAATCGGTGGGCCAACAATTTGGGGTCCAAAAATATGGATGTCATAGGGTCTTCAGGGGAACCGTATGATACAAATTGGGTGTCAAACCAGTTCTTTGTTGGCGTCCTCTCAAAGTACTGAacattaaaattaagtttgtataaataaaataatcattcacaaacatcataaatatgaattatattCACCTGATCCAAAATATAGGAGGACATGTGAACAGAATCAGGCATAAGAGCAGTCAAGAAAACAGCAGCATAGATCTTTTGTGGGTATTTTTCCATAGCAAGTCCCAAATTCATACCACCATAACTATGCCCCACTAGTATGACCTTCTCCTCTTGTGGAAGGGATTCCATAAACTCCATCAATGGCACGGTATAGTCATCAAGCGTGCGAAGTTCctctatttttctcaaatcaaTGCCAGAGGCTGCCATGTCAAGGGCAGTGACCTTGTGGCCAGCAGCCTCTAGCAATGGCTTTAGCTTATACCAACACCAACTTCCATGGCATGCACCATGTACCAAAACAAAGTGTTTCTTCATAACCTCCATTTTTTGGCCTCgtgtgttttttttctttgtgaCACAAGGACACAAAGATTAGTAATTTGGTGGGCTGGGGTGATTATGTTCACTTAATCTGGAAACTCAAATATTTGACCATTGAAATAAAGGgagtatatatttaataatatttgtcataatattttaaatgaatCTATTATGGATATTATTTCAATAAATGAAAACTCATCAAGGAGAATTCTAATATAATGCTTTAATTATGtttatctaaattatatatGATGGTGTTATCGTGATTTATTCATTCGTTCACTTTTTTAATATCGATATCACATACAAATTTTgttgaatcaaaataaataaagtgtaaTGTGAATCGGAAGCTAATAATTACGAATCTTGAattaaagagaagaagaaaataacatgTGTACCTAATAATATACTAGAGAAATTGTATGATGTCTCACATCTTAGAGCTCTGTCACTAACAAATGATGAAAGTTCTTGATGGTTTGTGACAATGAGCGGACATAAGACAGATGATCTGTTCAATTTCcatcttagattgtgaacaaataattttatactttCTACTAATTTACTCTTATTATCAACTATAGTTATGCAGGCAAAACAGAGTAAATATCAAACACGAAATACTTGGTTGAGAAAGCAACAATGAGAGGACATAAGACAGAAAAGTTGTAACAGGAAATAGTCATTATAAGAATTGACACAGTTTAATTATTATGTCTATGACATTCTTCAATACATAAAACACAGCACAATCATATAATTATAACAACTAATTATTCAAATGAGTAGAAGATGGATCAATTGTATTTATGAGCAATCTCCAAGAGAGTGTCACAAAGTTCTTTAGGCATACTTAGCATTGACATATGATCAGCACCTTTAATTTCCTTTGCTTCAGTAACGCCACTGTTGTCAATTTGCCATCGTCCAAATTCTTCTGGTATGCCTTTGTCCTCTGTACACATTATATAAACTCTCTTCACTGATCCATACCCTTCATCTGTAAAATACTTCGCCTTCGACAAATCTTCTCGAAACAGAGAGCTTGGTCTCACCAATGATAATGCTAATGCAAGATCCTACCACATGTAAGGTTGCTTTTATTTCGAAACgaaataaataaacaatgatCTTTGAATAGAAGGTGAATAATTAAAGTTACCTCAGGAGAGATAACTGGTAGAGCTTGTTAGCCAAATATTTGGGGCCAAAAGTCATGGATGTAAATGGATCTTCAGGGGAACCATATGGTAAAAATTGGGTATCTAACCAATTCTCCTCTGGCGTTTGTTCATAGTACttcaaaaaattacattaaaattgGATTTATAAGTAAAAACAAtcaaaaagtatatattatacTCACCTGATCCAAAACATAGGAGGAGATATGAACAGAATCAGGCATGAAGGCAGCTAAGAAAACAGCAACATAGATCTTTTGTGGGTATTTTTCCATAGCAAGTCCTAAATTCATACCACCAAGACTATGCCCTACTAGTATGACTTTCTCCTCTTGTGGAAGAGATTCCATCAATTCCATCAATGGCAAAGTGTAATCATGAAGTGTGTGAAGTTGctctatttttctcaaatcaaTGCCAGAGGCTGCCAAGTCAAAGGTTGTGACCTTATGGCCTGAAGCCTCTAGCAGGGGCTTTAGTTTGTACCAACACCAACCTCCATGGCATGCTCCATGTACTAAAACAAAATGTTTCTTCATAACCTCCATTTTTAGGGCTTAtcagtttttgttttttttacttttctttggtAAGTTATATAGTGGTATGGTGGACATCACATCATGGGAAATTTGTTGCAACTACCCGCTAGAATTTTACACGTGGCCAATAGTGTAATCTCTTTGGTGGGACAGCAGAGCATGTTATAATTTGGCGAAGATACGGATGGTGTTTGCGGAATCGGAATCAAACTTAATCTGTTCAATTCGTCCAATGTATTTTAGTTTGAACGGAAGCTGATATGTAATTCAAATTGATTAATGAGAAATATTATcttagttttaatatttttatatagtcataataaataaataatattaattttattatgtaCTAAATAgtttaaagaataaataaaacttgGTAAAAAATGAATTGGATTGGGTCTTGATTCATTTTATGATACTCATTACCTGACCCGTTTTAATTCAAGTAAATTTGGGTTGAATTGGATCTTGATTCATTATGACCCGTCCAAATTTAGTACAACTCATTCAATTGTCATCCCTAAACTAAGCGTTTATTTCGTTGGGTAGCCTTATATATCTAAAGAGtaaaattatgatttagttAACTTTTATCGAGTTATCGATTAGCTCCTTAAAGAATATGGAATAAACGGTTACCAAATCATTAATCCAagggaaaagggttaaaaatgtCCTTAATGTATCTCAAATGGTTCAAAAATGTCCTTCTTCCaccttttgatttaaaaatgtCCTCAACGtttttttaaggtttaaaaTTGTCCTTTATTAACAGAACAATGACATGACAATTGTGACATGGATTTTCTTTAcctatttcaaaatatatgaccCACTTAGTCTAGAAATCCATTTCAAAATCTGACCCGATATGACCGATTAATTTTGGATCTTTTGTTCCCATTTGTTCTaactctcttctttcttcctaCCTCCTTCAGTTTGtcttctttttccatttctcagttaatttcaagaagaaaaggaaggaaGAACTACAAAGAATAAGGTTAGCTAAATCTTGAATTTGTTCCTTGCTGACATTGAAACGttcaagaagaaaataagatttATCTTCCTTTGGTTCTGAAGCCTCCTGCTTCCAACTATAAACACCACCATTTAAGCTAATGACCAACCAAAAAATCCAATTCCNTTAATGTATCTCaaatggttcaaaaatgcccttcttccaccttttgatttaaaaatgcCCTCAACGtttttttaaggtttaaaaTTGCCCTTTATTAACAGAACAATGACATGGCAATTGTGACATGaattttcttttcctatttcaaaatatatgaccCACTTAGTCTAGAAATCCATTTCAAATCTGACCCAATATGACCGATTAATTTTGGATCCTTTGTTCCCATTTGTTCTaactctcttctttcttcctaCCTTCTTCAGTTTAtcttctttttccatttctcagttaatttcaagaagaaaaggaaggaaCAACTACAAAGAATAAGGTTAGCTAAATCTTGAATTTGTTCCTTGCTGACATTGAAACGttcaagaagaaaataagatttATCTTCCTTTGGTTCTGAAGCCTCCTGCTTCCAACTATAAACCCCACCATTTAAGCTAATGACCAACCAAAAAATCCAATTCCAAAGAAAATGAGCCATAAAAACAAAAGCTTCATTTGCAACCCACAATTTGGTCCTAGCAAAGACTCTGGTCTTCTTCAGCCTAAAGCTTGAAGAGAAGCTCTAATTCGTGCCCAACAATTTGCAATTTATAGACATCTTTAATAGAATCCCCCTACATATCTTCAGAAAATGCCTTGAAAGCTTAGGAACAAACCGACCCAGAGCAGAAAAGCTCATCAAAAGTCAATTATTGACCTGAATTTCAACAATTCTCAAGCAAAAACATCTCATAATTCCAACAGAAAGCTGAAACTGATCAATATCAAGATTTTGTTGTAAACCCACCTCAACAAACTCCTAATCAAACTCCTAAAAAAGCAAAACATTACCTAAGTTGCAGAGTAATGGAATCAACTATGTAAAAgattgaagaaacaaaaaagtattATCTGAAGAACATAACTAGAGGTGTTGTGATTTGCAACCCTCAATTGCCATCGTCGGATGCTACAAAAGAGGTTGAGAGCCGTCCTAAAATAGAGTTCAAAGATAAGATAGGTTAATATGAAAATGGATTTTTGGGTGGGTTTAAGTTTTTGTAGCACATATGAGTCGGGTCGTTGGGCTGGATTTTAAAAATTAGGTGGATCAATAAGATAAAGTCACTTGGCTAATTAAATGAGTCATCATTTATTATGTTAGTGGGTTGTTAATAAAGGGTAATTTTAAACCTTAAGAAAACGTTGAGGacatttttaaaccaaaagaTAGAAGGAGGGTATTTTTGAATCATTTGAGATACGTTAAAGGgcatttttaaccctttttccttaattcaataatgattaaaaaaataatctaaatcattatttcaaaatgagaaaaaaatatttgcacGTGATAAAACAAGAGATGGTCCTTTGTACTACCTAAACCTTTAGGCAAAATCACTCGAGATATGATAGCAACAAGTTACCTTGATATCTTATGAATGGTAATCTATCTATTCAATTAATGTGATGataatatttaatttccttcgttttaatttatataataaaatatattttttattgaactcggaattaaaatttaaaaaaaattatgatttaaaataaattataaatatgtatataattataaattatttcataaaaagGTAACATTGATTAATAGAGTAGGTGCAAACTAGTTTGGATATTATCTTTAGGTAAAGTAGTGGTCCTTTCAAAGGAAACACAATTATTAAAGGTTGTGACTTGTAACAGAATGTCACGTAACTCTctattcttaattaaaaaatttagttCAAGCTCTaggaatatattttatttaagaatatgacttgactaattttatttcaaaaatatttaattctaAGAATAAATGAGATAAAGTAgttaatctattttaaaaaataatcaatagtTAAggtgaatattttaaaaatattaacaattaatatgaaatggaggagAAATAAGATAGTTAGGTATTATATGTACATCCTGTTAAATCTCAACGATCATGTGCCTTTAATAGAACAAGCAACTTTTTATGGAACTGAAAGAGACGTTGGAGAATTCGGATTTAATTGACAAAATGATAATAACTTGTCTGACTATATTTtagaaagggaaaagggtctgatatacccctcaactttgtcatttagagctgatatacccctcgttatgaaagtggctcatatatacccctacttatatacaaatggctcacatatacccttttcctctaacggaaatgaaaaaaattaatttcaggttaattttttattatttttttaaaaaaatataatcccatatgagtatatttaatcctcctcaaacatatatattttttNGATTAATAGAGTAGGTGCAAACTAGTTTGGATATTATCTTTAGGTAAAGTAGTGGTCCTTTCAAAGGAAACACAATTATTAAAGGTTGTGACTTGTAACAGAATGTCACGTAACTCTCTATTCTTAACTAAAATTTTTAGCTCAAGCTCTAGGAATATATTTTATCTAAGAATATGACTAGactaattttatttcaaaaatatttaattctaAGAATAAATGAGATAAAGTAGTTGatctattttataaaataataaatagttaaggtgaatattttaaaaatattaacaattaatatgaaatagaggaGAAATAAGATAGTTAGGCATTATATGTATATCCTGTTAAATCTCAACTATCATGTGCCTTTAATAGAACAGGCAACTTTTTATGGAACTGAAAGAGACGTTGGAGAATTTGGATTTAATTGACAAAATGATAATAACTTGTCTGACTATATTTTAGAAATTAGCTTTACTtgaaaagttaaatatttttgacgagaaataatttgtgttttaataataaattttaaaaatattttagagcAATAATTAGTGttatgtcaatttttttaaaaagtattttttttaaaaaaactactaataattttttaagtgtATAAAATACAGCTTTCCCTATTCATCAGAAACACCCATTTTCTCCTAAAaacttcatcaatttttttttaaaaaaattagcacatttttcttataaaaaattacttttgatCTCCTAATAATTTGTACAAACAGACTAGGAGATTTTGTGTTTGTTGGCAACATTTAGTTAGTTTCAAAGATTTTGATGGCAAAAAGAAGTGGCTTCGTCAAAGCAATTTGGAAAAGAATTAGCCAAATAATAACGTATACTCCCAAGTCCCAACACGGCAACACTTGATAATCATCAACAAATATATGGATGGCAAATTgtgaaaaatttcaaatactagaaataataattaaaaatttcaaattttgttaaCTGCTTAATTTTTTTGCTTAAGCGTTAAAATTAATATGTTAATACCGTTTTAAACATAATATTGATTGCAATagtgaaaaagaaacaaaatatgtCAATagctttttcctttttatttctttctaattttcaGGCCGTTAAAACAGTTTTttcattgaagaagaaagaaaatccCAAATAGGTGCAAAACTTGTACAAAAATAGATGTGAAACTACGAAATTATATTTGTTATCCCAAACTCGCAACTTCCTCAGCTTGacatcaattttaaaaatatatatttaaaccCGTTCCGACCGCCGGACACTCATAAAAGCTCTAATCTGTCCTACCCCACAAATAATGTAACCTTTCCCGCTGCTCTGCCCCCATTAACTTTCCTACATAGATATC
The Solanum stenotomum isolate F172 unplaced genomic scaffold, ASM1918654v1 scaffold35297, whole genome shotgun sequence DNA segment above includes these coding regions:
- the LOC125852425 gene encoding salicylic acid-binding protein 2-like, giving the protein MEVMKKHFVLVHGACHGSWCWYKLKPLLEAAGHKVTALDMAASGIDLRKIEELRTLDDYTVPLMEFMESLPQEEKVILVGHSYGGMNLGLAMEKYPQKIYAAVFLTALMPDSVHMSSYILDQYFERTPTKNWFDTQFVSYGSPEDPMTSIFLDPKLLAHRFYQLCSHEDVALASSLIRPSSLFIEDLSKAKYFTDEGYGSVKKVYIICTEDKVLPKEFQQWLIDNIGTVTEAKEIKGADHMAMLCMPKQLCDTLLEIAY